GGTTCCGCTGTGTGCTTCGAGGGCGCTGAGGAGTTCGAGAAACGCGATGGAGTCGAGGATGCCCGCGTCGATAAGGTCGAGATGATCGTGGGGAGCATGCCCGGCCCGGGTCAGGGGGGCGTGGAGAAGTTCGAGGATCAGCTGGCGAGCCTGAGGAGGTTGCATCAGATGCCTCCGGGGGAAAGAGAGCCGTCGGTGCCGCTGTGGGTGACGAGTGCCCAGGGGTTGGCCTCCAAGAGGGCGATGGCGGTGTTGACGAAGTCGCGGCTGGAGACGCTGGTGAGCTGTGAGGCACCGAGGCGATGGTGGTGAAGCTGGCGGTTGTGGGTCAGCGCGGCGGTGAGAGGGGTGATGTTGGCCTGCAGGCCCAGGGAGAGGTCGCGGGCGTACATGCGGTAGGTGCGCATCCGTGCGACGCCGGCGCTGCGGTAGGGGGCGCAAAAGGACTTCCAGGCGCGGTAGGGGACGCCGACGCGCTCCTCGGCCCAGTGGACCAGGCTGACGGGCTCAAGGCCGCAGCCCAGGGTGAGGATCCGGGCGTCGTATTCGATGAGGGTGTCGAAGCTGCCGCCGCGCTCAAAGGCGCCGGCGGTGTCAGGGGCGGTCAGCGCGGCGGCCAGAGGGCCGACCGCGGCGATGGACTGCATCGGGTGGGCCGAGCGGCGAGCGTGGGGGAGCGTGCGTACAAACTCCGCGAGCGCCCCCATCTGTCGCGAGGGCGTAGAGGTGCGGTCAAAGAGCTCGCCGCGGCAGAACCCAAAGTTAAAGGTGGGGACGGCGATGGTGGCCTGAGGGCCGAGATGTTCGCGCAGCGTCTCGTAGATCAGCTCCGGGATGGCCGCCGGGGTGGCCCCCTGAAGCAGGCCAAGCTGAAAGAGGGAGCTGTGAACAAAGACCAGGCCAGGGGGCTCTTTGTGCAGGGTGCGTAAGGCACGCAGGAGATCGGTGAGGGCGTAGGTGGCCATATCAGCGCTCCAGGGTTTTGAGGTAGAGGGCCAGGGCGCGGCGATCGAGCTTGCCGTTGGCGTTGATGGGCAGGGTCGGAAGCGCCACAAAACGCTCGGGGACCATATACGGAGGGAGGTCGTCTTCGAGGCGGCGGCGCAGGGCCTGCTCCTCGGAGGGGGTGAGCTCGCCATCGTGTGCAAAGAGGGCCACGAGATGGTCAGGGGTCTCGGGAGGCGGCGGCCAGGGGAGGCTCGCAAGCTGGCGGTGGCCGAGTGCGCGGGCCAGCGCTGCCTCGACCTCGGCCGGCTCGACGCGGTGGCCGCGCAGTTTGAGCTGGTCGTCGAGGCGGCCGATGAAGTGCAGGAGGCCGCCGGGCTCGGCGATGGCGCGGTCGCCGGTGCGGTAAAAGGCGCGGGTGGGGTCGGCCGAGTTGTGGGCGAAGGCAGCGGCGGTGCGTTCCTCATCCTCCCAGTAGCCCTGAAAGACCTGGGGGCCGCGCAGCCAGAGCTCTCCGGGCTCGCCGGCAGGCAGCGGGGAGCCGGTGGGGTCGACGACGACGGCCTCGTGGTCGGGGAAGGGCCGGCCGAGCGGAGCGAGGCCGTCCGTGCCCTCCAGCGTGGCGGCGTCCAGGGGGTGGGCGCAGATGGCGATGGTGGCTTCGGTGGGACCGTAGAGGTTGAAGAGGTTTGCCCGGGGTGCGGCCCGGGCAAACGCTCGGGCGGTGGCCAGGGGAAGCGCTTCGCCGCAGAAAAGCACGGTGGTGAGGCTATCGAGCGCGCCCTCGCGGAGCTGCCCGTGGCGGGCCATCGCCGCGGCCAGGGTGGGCACGCAGAAGAAACGAGTGAGGCGGTGATTCAGGATAAAGCGCCCCGGAGAGAGGCGGTCGCGGCGAGTGAGGGGGTAGAGGGTGGCGCCGGCGCTGAAGGTGGTCAGCAGGTCGTGGAGGGAGAGGTCGAAGGTCAGATCGAAGGTGCGTGAGACGCGGTCTTCGGGGGTGAGCGGCCAGGCCCGCGCGGCGTGCTCCAGGTAGGCAGCGGCGTTGGCATGCGTGATGGGCACACCCTTGGGTTGCCCGGTGCTGCCGGAGGTAAAGAGCAGGTAGGCCAACGCCCCGGGCTCGGTGTATCGCCAGGCCTCCGGGAGGGGGGCCCGGGGAAGATCACCTGCGAACATGAAATGATGGCGGGGGTGGGCGGCGACCAGGGTGGTCTGGGGCGGCAGCTCCGGCAGGATGAGGGTGAGCGGGCGATGGGTCAGGGTGAGAAAGGCGTCGAGGTCGTCAAGCGCATCGGGGCCGACGATGAGCGTATGCACGCGAGCGCGACGGGTGATCTCCAGACGGCGGTTGAGCGGGTGATGGGGGTTGAGCGGCGCGTAGGCCGCGCCCGCCGCCCACGCACCCAGCAGGCCGGCATGGGCGCTCAAGCTGGACTCGCCGGCGATGCCAATGACGGCCAGGCCCTCGGGAGGCGCGGCGCTTAAGATGGCGCAGGCGATGCGACTTAACTCGGAGAGAAGCTCGCCGTAGCTCCAATGCGACTCGCCAAGGACGAGCGCAGGGTGGTCTGGGGCATCGGTGGCGGTGCGGATAAAGGCTTCGATGATCGATGGCATCTTCCCCCCCGGGTGATGGGTGTGGTGCGTTGGCGAGGTTAAAGGTGGGCATCGGAAGGGATGTGTCGAGAGGAAAGTGCCGAGCGCTCCAGGACGACGCTGGCTGTGTGGTTGTGTGGTTGTGGGGCTCCGGGGGTTCGCGATGTGGGGAGGTTCGTGTGGGTGTTGGGGGGCTCGCGCTTTGTGGTTGTGTGGTTGTGTGGTTGTGTGGTTGTGGGGCGCCGGGGGTTCGCGGTGTGGGGAGGTTCGTGAGAACCGCCGGGGTTTACGTTTTTCGATAGGCTCGAGCTCGGCCTCGACCTCGACCTCGATCTCGACCTCGAACGCGATCTCGGCCTCGATCTCGAACGCGAGCTCGATTTCGATCTGGAACTCGTTCTCGAACTCGATCTGGAGCTCGAACTCGCTGGTGGTGACTGTCCGGGAGACAGGCGAAAGCCAGCAATGGTGAGGGATCGCGGTCGATCGGGGGACCGTGTGGTCATGGATGATCGCGTCGAAGGCTCGCGAGCCCGGAGTTTCGCCCTCGATGATCGAACTCAGGGTTCGCGAGCCTTCGTTGTGGTCCTGGATGATCAGATCAGGTGCTCGTGAACCCCCCATCCCGTCATGGATGAAGAGATTGAAGGTTCGCGAACCTTCATGCCGATCATCGATGAGGGGTTTGAGGGTTCGAGAACACCTGGGCGCTTCATGGAATGACGAGTTGGGTGTTCGAGAGCACTTCCGCCATCATAAATCCTGAAAGGATGTTCAGTGTTCTGCGTGCAATATCACCGTCCGAGGGACCGACAAAGTCCAGCAACGATGCGGGTGATCGTCGTTCTAGCCCTCGCGGACGGGCGCGGGCTCGGCGTGAGAGCGTGCACCCCGATGGTTCGCACGAATCGACCAGCGTCGCGAACCTCGGAGTTTCCTCAACCACCCAATCACCCACCCGACCTCCCGAGCGCCCCAGGCCGACGCTGGCTGTGTCGCTGCGTCGTCG
The DNA window shown above is from Lujinxingia sediminis and carries:
- a CDS encoding phosphopantetheine-binding protein; protein product: MQPPQARQLILELLHAPLTRAGHAPHDHLDLIDAGILDSIAFLELLSALEAHSGTPIDLLQVDPASLTTIASLVALLSAP
- a CDS encoding AAC(3) family N-acetyltransferase, which produces MATYALTDLLRALRTLHKEPPGLVFVHSSLFQLGLLQGATPAAIPELIYETLREHLGPQATIAVPTFNFGFCRGELFDRTSTPSRQMGALAEFVRTLPHARRSAHPMQSIAAVGPLAAALTAPDTAGAFERGGSFDTLIEYDARILTLGCGLEPVSLVHWAEERVGVPYRAWKSFCAPYRSAGVARMRTYRMYARDLSLGLQANITPLTAALTHNRQLHHHRLGASQLTSVSSRDFVNTAIALLEANPWALVTHSGTDGSLSPGGI
- a CDS encoding amino acid adenylation domain-containing protein encodes the protein MPSIIEAFIRTATDAPDHPALVLGESHWSYGELLSELSRIACAILSAAPPEGLAVIGIAGESSLSAHAGLLGAWAAGAAYAPLNPHHPLNRRLEITRRARVHTLIVGPDALDDLDAFLTLTHRPLTLILPELPPQTTLVAAHPRHHFMFAGDLPRAPLPEAWRYTEPGALAYLLFTSGSTGQPKGVPITHANAAAYLEHAARAWPLTPEDRVSRTFDLTFDLSLHDLLTTFSAGATLYPLTRRDRLSPGRFILNHRLTRFFCVPTLAAAMARHGQLREGALDSLTTVLFCGEALPLATARAFARAAPRANLFNLYGPTEATIAICAHPLDAATLEGTDGLAPLGRPFPDHEAVVVDPTGSPLPAGEPGELWLRGPQVFQGYWEDEERTAAAFAHNSADPTRAFYRTGDRAIAEPGGLLHFIGRLDDQLKLRGHRVEPAEVEAALARALGHRQLASLPWPPPPETPDHLVALFAHDGELTPSEEQALRRRLEDDLPPYMVPERFVALPTLPINANGKLDRRALALYLKTLER